The following proteins come from a genomic window of Triticum aestivum cultivar Chinese Spring chromosome 6A, IWGSC CS RefSeq v2.1, whole genome shotgun sequence:
- the LOC123130091 gene encoding uncharacterized protein, whose translation MGNCLVIQDRREIKVMSVVDGEVLKPLPAPPLSKGALARVSGSSDADDALRPQKQGLDGRAGGMGQLHRLFPSDAKAPPAAAADPEGAVVRVKLVISKQELRRMLGKDDEAVSMDDMVALLRGGPEDRKQEDVGCYRGWRPALHSIPEGSGDLYSILA comes from the coding sequence ATGGGGAACTGCCTGGTGATCCAGGACAGAAGGGAGATCAAGGTGATGAGCGTGGTCGACGGCGAAGTCCTCAAGCCGCTCCCGGCGCCACCCCTCTCCAAGGGCGCCCTCGCACGCGTCTCCGGCTCCTCCGACGCCGACGACGCGCTCCGGCCGCAGAAGCAAGGCCTCGACGGCCGGGCGGGCGGCATGGGGCAGCTGCACCGCCTGTTCCCCTCCGACGCCAAGGCGCCTCCTGCCGCCGCGGCTGACCCGGAGGGCGCCGTCGTGAGGGTGAAGCTGGTCATCAGCAAGCAGGAGCTGAGGAGGATGCTGGGCAAGGACGACGAGGCCGTCTCCATGGACGACATGGTGGCTCTCCTGCGAGGAGGGCCGGAGGACCGGAAGCAGGAGGACGTCGGTTGCTACAGAGGGTGGCGGCCTGCCTTGCATAGCATACCTGAAGGCAGCGGTGATCTATATTCCATATTAGCATAA